In Telopea speciosissima isolate NSW1024214 ecotype Mountain lineage chromosome 10, Tspe_v1, whole genome shotgun sequence, the DNA window CGTTGGAAGGTAAAGGAAGACGGAGAGACCAGAGGCACCGCTCGGCACGTAGTTGTAAAGAGGGATGTTTAGGTCGGCGGCAATAGGGAAGGCAGAGTTGCAGAAGAAATCGATCACAAGGGCTGCAATGGAGGAAGAGTTGGAGATGGTTTGGAGGGTGTGGAGGAGGTTTGGATTGTTGCGGCGGATGGTTTGGAAGATGGTAGGGGATGAAGATTCAAGTTTAGGAAGAGTAGGGAAGCGGTGGAAGACGATTGATGGGTCTGTTTGAGAGACATGATCGATGTAAGAATCAACGGCAGGGATGTTGAATGAGTCGCCTGACATGAGGAGAACTGTGACGGAGAAGCTGTGGCTATGGTGGAGGATGATTAGTTTCCCCAGTTCAACCATGGAGACAAGGTGGCTAAGGCCCGGAGATGGGTACAGAAATATGGTGCCTTTCATTTTCTGTTCCTTTCCACAGAAAGGATGAGAAATGCAAGTAGTTTAGGAGTGAACAGAGCAAAGAGCAGAGCGAAGGGAGGAAGAACTATAGAAACAAGGAAGTTGTCAGACACTCAAATGGGAATGAGCATTTTATAGGCGGCTCACGCCAGTGAATTTGACACATAGTTCTGGATCCTACTATTGCATGTTGTTATCATCACGCTATGCCTCTACATCACGCGTCTTGTTTTAAGTTACCTTCTTCAATCACCAGCTTCATCGTTTGGACTTCTTCCAAAATTTTCTGGTATAAGGGAAGACTTCCCTTGTCATAATCGTGGACTCACTCTGTCGGAGACAGTGAGGTGTGAAAAGATCGCCTCATCCTTCTCCAAGTGTCTTGTCCAAGCAAGTATGGGATAGTCTTTTCTCTCCTCACCAAGTTAGGCACTGCACATGCAGTTCAGGCAAGGTGCTGGATGGAATCCAAGGGAATCGTGGAGTAGAGTCTGATTTGTCAATCCAAAAGACATGGAGGACTAAACCTGAAAGAGTCGATGATACCAACAAGTGAACTTTTACATGTGAGAACATTTCCTTTCAAGTAAGAAAGgcatatttttaaaatttttatcctcttaatTTGCCTGCccatacttgacgtcaagtacatctaatagagggaggtggaccccaccttgggcaatgtgttcgggcagggggtgagatAGTCATCTCTGCcccctctgttagatgtacttgatgtcaagtacgggtaggcaaattgagaggataaagatcctatTTTTATGTGCCTATAACATAGGTGTAGGTATGTATTATCATATGCGGTAGTGCATGCATCTGTATTTTTGTGGGATTAGTGCATGCAGTTTTAGGGAGTTATGGGATTATCTTATGAAGTGGTCATACGTgtatgtaagggtgtcaaaacctagcccgaaccgttaagaTCGATCGAAATAGATCGAAAAAACTCGAGATTGAACCGAActgatccttattggattggttttggactggggtatgacggGACCGGTTGACAATCGGACCGCACAGGACGACCGATAACAAACTATAAACTGAACCGAATTAAAccgataagaaaataatgagtataaggttatgaatcattgaattgatttcaatattattgAGCAAATTTGTGGTTGTAAGATAAATTGTTTCAAATTAacgagtatgaggttatgaaaatagggaaattgatttgtaacaattagGGTTGtaatagggttgggttgggctgggctttttaaaaccctagcccaaccttgagttcccttagctgggcccaggcctaccctgaccctgactcagggcctaaataccCTGACCCTAACGGACCAAACCCAGCCCAAGCttgccctgattggccctgatggTCGGGCTTGACCTATTGGCCCTGaccttgaccctaaccctgcaataagcaaattaaaataacaaatgtAGAAAAGATGTGAAAAAAGAGGCTTGAACCCTAGACCACCAAGTAGCAATTGGCTTTTATGGACCACAAAAATTAGGgtaaaaaatcagggtcgggctgagcccgaggtctcaaccctgacccaacccgaccctgactcaggactAAGAATTTTTGGCCCTTGGCCCTCAGGAccagaaatcttagcccaggcctTGTTTGGGCTCTGGgggggccagggcgggttcgggctgacagggccaaacttgcagccctagtaacaatgcttgttccattgatctcctttttaagtgtggggctaatgagatatttttatgtagttgaaaagagaaagaggagaaaataggcacaaaccatacccaacttgtttaaaaaaatccGGTACTGAATTGAATCcaaacccgttatcataaatcgaaatcGATACGAAACCAAATCAcaccgaaaccaaaaccgaGTTGAAACCAAAAagttcttattggattggtctTGGTTTCTCTAAAAACCACACTGAAACTGAAAAACCCAAACCGAAACCAGACGaaaccgacccattgacacccttaggtgtATGGGGAGTTAATAGGAAATTGGGGAAGTTATGCATGTGGAGGTGTGGTACTGTGGTAATCCTAATTATATCTCTGTTCATCAGTGTTCATCTCTCTTGTCCAGTCTTCAACTCTATTCTCAAAGTACGTAGATACCAAATATCGTCATTGATTTCGTCATAATATAGAATAGAGAAAATCACTTGGACACCCCTGTGTTATGACTTAATTACTTATTTTTCCCAACTTtttaaacaattacttgaacattctttttattttatcatttctttcaaataGGTCATATCCGTTAGTATGATGTCATctgttaaattttttgtaatgattAAACTACCCTTATAGGATAATGAAATGACccttttacctttttctttattttttctttacttcttcttacAACCCATCGATTccagattcaaaccctaatcgattttagaaataattctcttttcttaaacaaatttcaaattaaaataactcaaatccttcttcttcttcttcttcctgcaacccatccatttcagattcaaatcctaatcgatttcagaaaCAATTATCTtctcttaaacaaatttcaaatcaaaataacccaaaacccttaattGATTACAGATTTGGGATGAAATGGTATTATATTTTTACCCCATTAGGGATGAAACATCGTCTTCTCAAAACTGTAGAAAACGAAAACAGTGAAGAAATCAATTTGTTAAGCCCCATAGTGAAAATCTCCTGAATATACGAAAGATAAAAACAAGGATCTGTTTTAGTTATCAGTTGGTGGGAGAAAGGATTTCCATCCAAATCTTGGCCGGTGATGGTACATCAGGAGCAGGGAATGGCATTTCGGCGATGGTCTTCGCCCTCCCCATTCACGACTTGCCACACATTAAAgaaacccccctccccccaaaaggTGCCATCGAGTTGCAGGAGGGCCATGCTTCTACTCCTCTAAAGTCAGTCAAgcgtgaaaaaaaaaaagcaagagaTTCTTCATCTAaagttttcaaattttaaaatcaaaagggaaaTGCAAGAATTCCATCAATGACAGTGGAGGAAATTTGAATGAAAGAAGCAGAACATTGGTTATTACGAAGTTAATTCAGATTTCAGACTGGGAGAAGAACTTGTAGAAAAAAACAGGAAGACACAACGAATGGAAAgtatcaaggaaaaaaaaaagccgTAAAACAAAGACGAAATCAAACGAAAAAAACTACAATGAAAACGCCAAAATTCCATTAAATTCGTAGTACAGAAAACATGTTACTTGAGAAAATTTTAGCCCAGAAATCCATGCTACCAAGTGACCTTTTTCTGGGGAGGGAGGGTGAAGCTTAACAGAAGAACCAATTCTAAACCCTTTGAACCAATATCGCATGTAACTCATCAGTTTGGGAGCCGGTGATCGGCTGGTCTGGCACCGCAAGTAGAAATAgttaaacaagaaagaaggagacaaaagaagggtaaaagttggttatttaattttataagttTAAGTTGAAATAACTCATAAAGGTAAAACGAATATTTTCAATTAAACACTAATAACAGACTAACGCTGTCAGGTTTCAGGGGTGTCAAATAAATGTTTGAAACGTTGGTAATTATACTAAACAAAATGGCCATAGTCTAGGGATGTCCAAATAATCTCTGATTTGAGTTGAGTGCAAATAAATAGGTTTTCCTATTCTTATGAAAACTTAAGAAGGAAGACATAATCGTCATTGATTTCGTCATAGTCcaaatgggtttatttgtggTCTAACGCTACTAATGTTATCTGATTGAAAATACCATTTCTTGTGCTTATCTTTATTTGTTTAAACATGTAGTTGTTGGATTCACCTTAGCCATCGTCGTGAGCCTCATCAGACAAGACCAGTGTAGATTGGCCCACATGCATCGAATCTTTATCCCTTTCAATTCCTTACATGGGGATgagaatgaccaccctatctcCTATCCGAAAATATTGTCCAAAGTGGGATCcactccctctattagaggactTGAAAGAATTAGAGGTGCCCGCAGAATTGAAAGTGATAATTATTCCACATATACCACCCTCACTCGTAACTTTCCATCTTTTTCCTTTGTCTAAGTGGTGGTTGATTGACTTCTCTGACAGAGAGCCATCAAGCACACCACTTATCGGTGATGGTGGTTCTTTGACCCGTCACAAAGAATAATTAGGTTGAATGTGAAGTTTGTTATAATAAAGTTTGGCTAAAAGGTCGCACCTTATAAATTTAGCAGTGCTCCATCAATCTGAACCGTTGAATTACTATCGTTTAATCTAGaacatttattttattaaacacATTATCTATTCTTTATCCACATAACCGGTGAACTTTTCATCTCTTTCAAAtacctcttttttcttttccacacACGATCCCCCAAATCCCTTTCCCTTCCTCTTACCCACTGAGACAACATCGACTCAGAATCAATATCGGTCTCAATCAACATTGATCGAAATCGATCTATCAGTTaggtttatctttttttttttttatattttcaccCTTGTCCGTACCAACCCACTGATACGGGTTCGGCTAGGAATCGATATCTGTATTTGTAATGTAATACAtatcgatctccatctccaccgataccgatccggGATGGTATTTATCAGACTGCATCGATTAGGTTAAtctattttcttcaaaaaaattacttattttttttaatatatttttatcctTGTCTATACTGACCCACCGATACAAGATCAACCCGGAATCGATATCGGTCTCAATCGATACTGATCTAAATCCATCTATCAGTTAggttaatcctttttttttttgttcaaaacttagattttttttttttaatattttcaccCTTGTCCGTACCAACCCACCGATATGGTTCAACTAGGAATCGATATCGAGTGGAATGACAATAATGCCCttactttaaaaaataaaaaaaacctgcaacccattttccccaaattgattggggaagatgagttgcaggtatccttaaACCCATTTGCAATCATCCCTGCAAACCCCTTTGATTGAACCCATTTGCAATCATCCCTTGAAACCATAGGTGCCCAGCATTGATGCCTCTTCTAGACTCCGGAGGCGGCTCaggagaaatctagggttttaaaccTCCCCATCACGGAGATCTGAAATCATTCACATTTTGATAGAACCTTTGAAACCCAGATTGGATCATATGCTCCAAAACATCAGGAATTGGGATCGGGCATATCGGATTCGATTTGAATCGGCTTATTTTTCTATTCGATTATGATTTGTATATATCCATGAGGTGAACCCAAAGTGGTAAACATCCGCCTGTTTGGTGGCTTGTCGACTTTGGAGCTGCAGAGATTCTAAATATATCGTGGATGAAGGCAAACATAATCCTATGTTAAGTGGTGTACATGACATCATAAATACTTGTTAATTTGTCATATGAGATTGCTTGCACTTTGGTTTACAagataaaactagggtttaacaGAATGaaattggatttggattgaccCTCTCCCATTCCAATCCATCAACTTCATTTTGAATTGATTGGCTTATCGAATCAGAATTTCAAACATGAGTCAATCAAAATACAACGTGATGCACCTTGTGTTCCCATGTCCAAAGCCGAGTTAAAATCACTCACAAGATTTTCACATCAAATTCATACTTGTTAGCTCTGGGGAGTCAAAAACCTCACTTACGGTCACAGCTGCGACTGTGTCCATTCCTTTATTTTTCATGCACTGGAACTGGAAACCACAACACATAAAAAACCTGCTGGGTTTTGGTTAAAGCAAACGATCTAGGAAAGAAGAATTCCCACTACACTACAACAATAGTCCAAAAATTCTTCTAAAAATCTTCCCAACCTGCAACCCATTTGAGAccacagggaagaagaagaaaaggaagattggaAGAAATCGACGAAGGAAGGAAAATGGGGGTtgaaggatacctgcaactcatcttccccaatcgacaTATGGGGAAGTTGGGTtgcaggttttgttttgttttgtttttttaaagtaaGAGTATTTTTGTCATTCCACTCTAGCAAGGGCAGGATGGTCTAACCAtgtacaaaaaagaaagagatcgaTGAAAAGTTCACCGGCTATATGGGTAAAGAACAGGTAATGTGTTTAATAAAATGTACGTTCTAGATTAAATGATAATAATTCAACGGCTGAGACTAATGGAGCACTGCTAACATCACTTTATAATGGCAGTGCTCAAGCGCTGCTACTGCTTGCCCTAAAGTTTGAATGATAATTGATTGGAGAAATGTTCTTTAGGAGGATTGTACCGCCCATGCACACAGAGATGgagcgaaatgatcaccctgcccccatgaaaggcaaaaatctcaTCCCCATTATGGCAAAATCCCAACCCCACACCCCCTCCCTCGAGATCTTCAATCTGATAAGAAATTTGATCTGAGATGGAATTACAGGAGCCCTAGGGGTGGCAACATGGTTTAAGTGCACACCATCGGAATGGGATTACACCTTGGAAATCAATTGTTCAATACGATGACGACATGGATCGGATTGACATGGATTGGCTCATATCGGACAGTTTTGTCCCTGGTTTTTCTTTAAAATcgggttttttcttttaataaatttaCCCCTGATCCATACGGTTCCACCATTACAGGATCGGCCTGTACCGATACTAATATGAATCACCCGTTACAATCCATGTCTGGTCGCTCAAACCATAGGGCAACAACGGGTCTTGGACCTGGAAGGGATACTCATTTGTGAGTCCAGCCCACttagaaattaaaatttaaaataattaatggcGTAACctaaatttaattatttaatcaaTATGATAATTCTTTAATCACGCAATGGGGTTGGGATTGGTGGCATTGTCAGGTTAGGAAGTTTGGACGGGTAGGTCCGGCActtatgattattattattatttttttaattaatccgGCAATAATTTAAAGAAGTGAAGAAAGTTTTAGTAGACCATTGGGTTTGAGACTCATAAATAAGCCCAGCCCATTTAAATACCAGAGTAATGGGCCAAAACCCAACAATGACCTATTTATAAATTGGGCTTAGGTCTGCGCACACTTGCTGGGCCAGGCTAAATATTTCTATTTCTAGTAAGTCCTATAATATTAAGATCATCTCTCTACACCTCTCCCCGGTTCATTATTTATGATGTAAAGGCTACCTTCAAACAACAATATAAGAAGTGTACATGAACaaatttggttcgatttcggttcatatcaaattttttttttatgcttggctaagtaagaaaatagttctttttttttgcgtAACATAAGTAAGAAAATAGTTCGCTTTAATAGGAACGTGGCAAGCAATTGCGATACGCCGATATCAACCATTACATTAGTTAGATAGGGTTAGAAAAAGATATTCACAACTAGagaaaaggttctctaagcctcagcGAGGGTGCGTTAGACTTTCTCTctttatctttctcctcctcacataaaatgaccttGCTGCTCTCTAATGTACAAAACCATTTTGTTACACTTCATAGGTGCGCTCCTATCTCtcacttgctcaaagaaccctctcccttccaACAAATATGAGGGAAGGAATTAAGTGGAGTTTGAATCTAATAGTTTAGACATCGGCAACATCTCACTTAAACTACAAGGACAGCCTCTAGAGGTGTGACAGAAAAATCCAATACACCATTAGATCATGTGATTGAGTTTGACTATGAGATTTTAGCATTTGGCCAATCTAAAGGTCTCCAAGTCATCTCAGAGCGACCCCCATTGTTTTTTCGAGAGGAACACATGGACGAAAACGGATTTTAGTTTTGAGATCGGAGTCGGAAGATATGAACAAATAGTGATGAAAGTGTTGAATACGTGTTCTGTGAAGTAGAGCTTGCTGCCAGTGATCGTCCAGGAGGTGTTCCTATATTCTGGAATGTATTGGCTGCTCAGGGAGAGGTAGGCCATATTCCCAAACCTTAAACTTGTATTTTGTGTTGGGTAATGTCATGTATTAcctgagttagggttttgaacacTGCATGGATTGGGGaattatttgtttatctttgaTTGATTGTAATACCAGTGGGTTGTTGCTCACTTGGTCATTCGGGTAGTTGCCCTAGCCTTTCATGTTCATTGAGGATTGAAGCAAGGTTGGAGGGAACCCTTGATTGTATTATTTTACAAGGAATTTTATAGTGAATGAATACCCAGTGagggtggaaaaaaaaaaaaaaaaaaaaaaggtctccAATTCATCTAATTAATAGTTGAAATAGCTAATCAACATTACAAAAGTTTAATACTTGGAAATATAGCGAAATAGTTTAATATGTGATGGATCATATGATTGAGATATTTCTTGAAACTTAATATGTGTTTTTTCCTAACAAGTAAAAGGTAATGTTGTAATTCCAAATGCAAGCATATCAAGGTAATGGtctatttacccaaaaaaaaaaaaagggtaatggtCTGGATTTGCCAAATATCAAATTTTAAACTTAGAAACAATTATATATCTTCTCATACATTAGCATATTCAGGTATTCCCTTTTATTATCAaccatccatttttttttaagtttctttttttcattgaaTTTCAAATCTTTATTTGCCTCTAGCAACTATGTGGCAAATAAGATTATTGGTGTAGGGATATCCTCTATGGGAAAATAATGCCACCTAATCACGTGGGCCGCATGGTTCCTGTTCTTAGACACAGAAGCGCGTGAAAGTATTGTGCTACTCCCatgaaaaggcaaaaatcccacACAAGGTGATGCTTGCGCATGTAGGTTCTAGAGGTCCAGATAGTGATCACTTTCCCTAACATCTATATGGTATATGTGtttcgccaaaaaaaaaataatatggtATATGTGTTATGTTGAAATTTGGACTAACCAACCTGGCCCAACTAACCGATACAATTTTTAAGAACGACGATTAAGCCAGCCTCAGACCAAGTTCTAGGCAACATGGACTGGGCTTGGTTTAAGGTTTGGGATACTAACTTGGCCCAACTTGTAAAGTTGTATCCCATTGGATATGCCATGTGTCATTTTCATGCCCACGTCAATCATATCCTTgttgtaggccacactcccagacagaaaattGCTTTTCGACTAGACCAAGTCTAagttattaataaaaaaaagggaagcagttttctgtacgggagtgtggcctacgccagcactcccatgtgtctatctctctcctccttaaaacaagggggcagatgtgtcttttcacatggggaggagagaggtagactcatgggagtgctggtgtaggccacactctcggacagagaactttttccctaaaaaaaattgccTTGGAAGAACTAAACTTCTGGCTATGAAATCTGAACTTACTCAAGTGACATTTGTCAAAGAAAAATGGGCAACTAGAACATGAGACACGTGTCACATGATCTAACAACTATAAAAGAAACCTTTAGAAGAGAAGCCAAAGCCACCACAACTCACAAAacacaaaacacacacacacaaaacaaaacaaaaaaaaaaaaaaaaaaggcttcaACCCCGTCATATTTATGAAAATTCTTGACAATTACTACAAAACTATATAAGGATTACGAATGGAGAAATGTATTATTGAAATGAAACACAAAAAGTTAGAAAacatcaaatttaaaaattttaatgttGTTTTCTCAAAAATTCTTGACTAATGGTACTCTTGGCATCCATGGAGAACTCCAACCCCGTCATATAATTGGATTATTTATTTCATTCAAATGTGCTTATTATTCATgtttcaaaaaatataaataaatttatatataataattgtTTTCTACATaacatttctttaaaaaaaacgCAGCCAAGAGAAAGTACTCGCGTTTATACTATGTTTCTTTCCATTTAAATTTTGGGATAAGTGTTTCCTACATATAAGCATGGGTCAATGGAAGCACAACCATGGAATCAAAACTCGATTGAAACTTGTCAAAACCGTCGAGACAACTCGGTTTTGACAGGTTCTGAGACGAGTTAACATGGAACTTTTAAAAATCCCTCGTTTCGTCCCAATTTCGACCGTTTCGGTCcagtttcgatcgaaaccagAGGGAAACGGTCGAAACGGTTGAGGCCAGGTCCCAGCAAATTAAAAATCTTTACTTTTTCTAGATTTAAAAAGTCCCCTTTCAGAGCTAAAGCAATGTAGATGAGTTTTGATTGATTCTTTTCCCCATATAtgcattattttatttatgtaaatGGGTGAAGAGGTTGTCGTGATTCACGGGAATGGTGGTTAGCTAACAAGCGCTGGTTCTGATCATCCACCTGTTTGATCAGAACTGGAACCAGAAGATTCAGGTGAGTTGGTAATTcagtttttgattttttttcttgcaaatctttaattttgtttagtttgagaagtagttttttttgtttggtcttCATTTTAACCTGCGGAGATTCCAGAGAGCTTTCTAGTGCTACTATTTGGTAGCTTcttggatttctagggttttaaaaagatTTTAGGAACTGGGTTAGAGTTATTTTAAGTTCATTTATAGATATTGTTTGAGTTCGGAAGTGAGGgaagcaagagagaaaaagCATTTGATGGTTTCGTGCAGGATTTGCTATGAATAGCCATTCTTTGTATGTATGGTTGTTCTGGTTTTCCTCCACAAATGTTTTCTCGATAAATAGGAgattttttccccccttctttaAACTTCTATTTTTCAGGTTTGGGTCGACATACCATTAGTTGAttgttatttttcaaaattcagaCTTTCTAGTTGAACTAGGCTCATTTCATTTTTGTTAATTCCTTGTGTCAGTTCGTTAGGATACGTATGTTGTGCATTCGGAGGAATGGCTTGGCAATCTTCAATGGTACACTGCTCAGGGattagacccaccaagaaactccgcaTAGAATTGAAGAGGGGaatcttaatgttttatttggattcaatgtattattcaatgttcaagtactttataattatgtaaactaattataaattttataataccACTTTAGTGTCTATATCGTATCAGTGCGTGCGTTAGTAAATTTGGGTCAATAAtcacaagtaccattttcagtgattttttggtgaatgtaattcatggattgtgtttaaaatgtgaaaaataggcaacctacaaaaaatcagacctaaaaatCTTTGTTTTGAGGTCGAAACCTTGATTTTTCCATCAATGGAAAAAATCTCATATTTCGATCAAGATATgatcgaaaccgagacgaactccaTTTCTAGTTGATTGATACCTTGTTGAAacctgagttttagaaccttaaCAACAACATGAGCAGCATTTCTATCTTTCAACAGGATGggatgatcatttcacccaTTCCCGCTCTCCTCCATGCTCCCCatagaggtttttttttccctttaactttttggaaaattatctccacAAGTTTCCATTTAAATTTTGGGATAAGTGTTTCCAGCTCTAACTTCCCCAACCTCCTATTAACTTTTTCCTTCCAACAGAAACatgaaaatccttttttttttgggggtctaTTTCCCCATCTTTAATATTTTTACATTAAATTAACTAATGAGCCTTaattatttcttttaaaaaaagaagtttttaTAAGGTTCACAAAAAAGGTCTTTATTAAAGTGCCAAATGtcattattacaaaaaaaaaaaaaaaaatttccaaaatggcTTCTTGAGATAACGAGCTGATGATACTGAGTCAGTTTGACAAGGACGACGACACGTCCGAGTTTTTATCTCCGTTCCCATGACTCGGCCAAATTGGTAAACGCAGTCTTTGACGATCCACCTTCAGCCCATGCAGCCAAGGCCTTCTCCCTCATTTCCCTACACCGCTCTCTCATCTCTGTTCCCTCCTCCGAGTCCAGCAACGCTCTGACTCGCTTCCCAACCTCGGCAGCCACCACAATCCCTTCCTCCTCCGCCACCTCCATTGGCATAGCTAACTTCATCTCCTCCACCAAAACCACCTTATTCATTTCCTGTTCTGCATAGAGCGGCCAAGCCAGCAATGGCACCCCAGCGCACACCGCTTCTAAAACCGAGTTCCACCCACAGTGAGTCACGAATCCACCCACCGATTCTCGACTCAACACCTCAACCTGCGGCGCCCACGACTTCACCACAAGTCCCCTGTCTCTGGTACGATCAAGAAAACCCTCCGGCATCACAGCGTCAAGATCGAAATCATCCGTGGCCGATAACGAAGATCGTTTGTCACTATCCGATGGAGGACTTCGCACCACCCACAAGAACCTCTGGCCACTCCTCTCAAGCCCTGCGGCGATCTCTGCAATCTGTTTCCCCGGGAAAACACCGCGGCTTCCGAAGCTCAAGAACACAACGCTACGACTCGGTTGCGCATCAAGCCACTTCAAGCAATCTAACTCATTAGATTTATGTATGGGTTCTACAACTAATGGTCCAATACAGAAAAAAGCCGGCATTTGTTGTGTGACCGCCTCGATTACTCTTGGCTCTAGTGCTTCAAAGGTGTTTGATATAATTCCCCTTGATTTGGTGAGATGGATTGACAAGTCCAACATATCATCGTAGAACTCATTGTTCCGATCATGTAAAGCCTGTGGCATCTGTGCAGCACGAATTATGGGCAATCCCGGGATGTCGAGATTAGTGTTGCCAAGCTCCCTGAGGCTCTTGTCAGTCTGGTTATGAATGGTTGGAAGGTAAAGGAAAACGGAAAGACCAGACGCACCGGTCGATACGTAGTTGTAAAGAGGGATGTTTAGGTCAGCGGCAATGGGGAAGGCAGAGTTGCAGAAGAAATCAATCACAAGGGCtgcaatggaggaagaattggaGATGGTTTGGAGGGTGTGGAGGAGGTTTGGATTGTTGCGGTGGATGGTTTGGAAGATGGTGGGGGATGAAGATTCAAGTTTGGGAAGAGCAGGGAAGCGGTGAAAGACGATTGATGGGTCTGTTTGAGAGACATGA includes these proteins:
- the LOC122641362 gene encoding UDP-glycosyltransferase 88F3-like gives rise to the protein MTNTIVLYPAPGLSHLVSMVELGKLIILHHSHRFSVTVLLMSGDSFNIPAVDSYIDHVSQTDPSIVFHRFPALPKLESSSPTIFQTIHRNNPNLLHTLQTISNSSSIAALVIDFFCNSAFPIAADLNIPLYNYVSTGASGLSVFLYLPTIHNQTDKSLRELGNTNLDIPGLPIIRAAQMPQALHDRNNEFYDDMLDLSIHLTKSRGIISNTFEALEPRVIEAVTQQMPAFFCIGPLVVEPIHKSNELDCLKWLDAQPSRSVVFLSFGSRGVFPGKQIAEIAAGLERSGQRFLWVVRSPPSDSDKRSSLSATDDFDLDAVMPEGFLDRTRDRGLVVKSWAPQVEVLSRESVGGFVTHCGWNSVLEAVCAGVPLLAWPLYAEQEMNKVVLVEEMKLAMPMEVAEEEGIVVAAEVGKRVRALLDSEEGTEMRERCREMREKALAAWAEGGSSKTAFTNLAESWERR